The window TTAATATAGGAGACAAAGTTGAGAtatgttatttaaattttacttgATTTCAGAATTATTTGCAAGGTCTCTAAGACTTCACAAACACAGTTCATTGCTTATTTTGATTAAACATGTATTCTCATTCTTGCTATTTGAAAGAATCATTTTTACCTATGGAAAGCACGTTTTCATTAAATCCCAAAATCAATGCGTGCTTGGTTTGGCCAGTAATATCTTCGGTATTTCGTTAAGCTAGTCATTTATGTTGAGTATCAGTAATGTTATGAAATATCTTAAAATGTGTATCAAGTAGTGAAATGTTCAATATTTTGTTAAGTTAGTCATTAAAATGAGTAgtgttatgaaattatattttactaatATTGAAGGCCATGTTGCTGGGATTATTTTGAAGAACTAAAAAAACGAAAATTCTCATATTCttaaaagattttattaaaGCTATTTGTTGTTTATATAACTGAAACTGTTTTCCTAAAATGAATTGTATTTTgagttttattttactttattatGCATCCCCGAAATGATGTTTTGACGCTATTATCgatatctttttatatatatgattttagtgTGAGGAGTTCAATAATATTATCAATTTATAGAATTGTTTGATATAACAACTTCACTGGTAtgtatgtaaatatattttttgtcaatAAATCTTCTTCTCCTTTAACAAGTAAAATGGTAAAGCTTTTACACGATCCAACTCTATTCTAtattgattaataaaaataaaaataaaaaaattcttatgAGAAGTATATAAAATGTCAAATACAAATCAGCATACATTTGAATTATTAATCAAATTGGGGTAACCGACAATCTATTCTTCCAACAAGTCAACAGGTGACCACAAACTGCAACTCTGCAAGAGCTTAAAAAATTACAACTGAAGCAGTGAAAATGTGAAGAAGAATCATTAAACAGCGTTAGATCTATATAACTCTGGCGTAGCTCACAGTGACAGCCCATAGAGGCACTCCATTGTCCTTCATTGGATAGCTCTGGCGTCATGTCCTTCCTCACAAAGCAATAGGTTATAGATATTTACGATGATCTCTACGACCACATGTGGTATCAAGATAAGCCAGTCATGCTTATAACTCCTAGCAAGTAGCCAACTATGCGTCCATGAGACCTGACAGTAGCCATCACAAGTCTAAACTCCCTTGTGCCTTGTCCCACCTGTTTAAAGAAAAATGCAAAACTAAATCAGTCATTCATATTTGCTTAAGAAAgagttttttttgttaattgtgCGTACagataaaaaattaacaaatacagAAAGATAATTACACAATTAGAAAATCAATACTACAGCAACATTATAATGTAAGGGAACATTCACCTTATAGTTTCAAGTGCTAAACTATCAATCTTTCCTTTTGAAGTCCTTCGAACTGACAAGCCCAGGAAGACTTGCATTCATCTCTCCAGCAAGAGTAACTGACAGCTCCAACTTCCCCATTTTCTTCAAATTGTCGACAAGTGAacgatatatgtatatagatgGACAGATTTGCTTAAACTTCATCTCATCAAAGAGCCTTAGGGATTCCTCAATCTTTCCTGATCGACCGAAGCCCTCAATCATAGCAGTGTAAGTTCGCAAATCAGCTTGGATTCCTTTTCCACTCATCTCTTTTAACAACTCTAAACAGAGGTCTAATCTCCCAACTTTCTGTAGATTGTTTAATAATGTGTTATAAGTAATGATATCTGGGACAATTTTTACCTCTTTCATGGAGCCGAACTCTTGAAGCATATCATCTATCCTCCTGATGTGGCCCAAAATCCCCAATACAGTATTATAAGTGACAAGATCTGGTTTACATTTTAGTGTCTTCATATGATCAAATACTACCAAGGCCTTATCAACCTGTCCACATGCAGCGAAGGCAAAGATGACCCTGTTTACAACTGTAACGCTCCTAGGAAAGGTCAGCTCTGATAATTCTTGGACAAATCTCAGTAGTAATACAGAATCAGTCATCTTCGATAAACCTCTGGCGAAGTTACGAAAAGAAGTTGGATTCATAGATTCGCCTGAGAACAGTGCATCCTTAAAAACTTGTAGCAGAAGATCAACGTCATTCACTTCACCTGCGGCTTCCAAAAGAAGATCATATGCACGAGGACTGAGGAATATGTGATTATTGTGCAGGGACTGTTGTAACTTGGAAGCATGCTGAAGTTTTTTGGCCTTGCAGAGTTTCTCGATGTGAAATGTACAGATTTCTTTACTAGAGCTAGGTGTGATCTCTATAGCAGAAAGAATTTGACTCAAGACCTCGTCCACATCTTCCTTCTCCAGAGGAGATGCCTGCACTGATAATGATGCTACATGATATCTGATTCTGGGAGTGCTCAGCATCAAGAAGATTGGACATGTCCAGAAGAACTTAACTGAGCTTGATGTAATAGAGTTCTGTATTAGGAATACAGCTATTAGTACAGAAGCTTAGAAAGCTATGTATGATACAGTAGAGTAGAAAAGCAGCGGTTATGCCTCGAAGGAGATCAGGCCAATAAAAACAGGGTGAAAGGTGGTTTGAAAACACAAAATCTAGATATCATGGAGTGCAACTGATATACAATtccaacagaaaatatacaaCAGAACTTTCATGGCTATATACAAATCACAGCCTCATTCAACCTCCAATACTAAATCCCAATGTTAAAAACACAaatattcctaaattttaggaCTGATTAAATAGCTTTTAGTAGGCAACTTTCTATCATTGTGTGCTTATAATATATTGCCTAATAGC of the Daucus carota subsp. sativus chromosome 4, DH1 v3.0, whole genome shotgun sequence genome contains:
- the LOC108216433 gene encoding pentatricopeptide repeat-containing protein At1g11900 — encoded protein: MPFLSNCFFLNRSAVKRHLFWARKLSISICKSQSASANSITSSSVKFFWTCPIFLMLSTPRIRYHVASLSVQASPLEKEDVDEVLSQILSAIEITPSSSKEICTFHIEKLCKAKKLQHASKLQQSLHNNHIFLSPRAYDLLLEAAGEVNDVDLLLQVFKDALFSGESMNPTSFRNFARGLSKMTDSVLLLRFVQELSELTFPRSVTVVNRVIFAFAACGQVDKALVVFDHMKTLKCKPDLVTYNTVLGILGHIRRIDDMLQEFGSMKEVKIVPDIITYNTLLNNLQKVGRLDLCLELLKEMSGKGIQADLRTYTAMIEGFGRSGKIEESLRLFDEMKFKQICPSIYIYRSLVDNLKKMGKLELSVTLAGEMNASLPGLVSSKDFKRKD